One Simkaniaceae bacterium genomic window, AAAAGTGAACTGTTAACTGATCAAAATTCGGCTCGGTTGTAATCTCATCAACAAGCTCTTCATAAATAATCGTATTGTTTTCATCGAGGACAAATAGGGCTCTTGTTAAGAGTCCCTCTAAGGGGCTGTCTTCAATGAGAAGTCCATAATCATGCGCAAATTGTTTTGAACGAGCTAAAGAGAGAAGCGTCACGCCTTTTAATGACTCGGCATGGCGTTTCATAGCGAAGGGTAAATCACAAGAAATGACAAAAAAGGCCATTTCAGGATGTTCTCTTGCGATTTCAGAAAGGGATTTTGAAGAATTATAGCAAACCTGAGTATCAAGACTCGGAACGCAATAAAGAATTTTCATTTTATTTTTAGTTTCATATAATCGATGGGTGGCAAGCTCGGTATCGACGAGTTCAAAGTCAGGGGCTTTTTCCCCTACGGAAGGAATTTTGTGGACGAGTTTGATTTGTTTGCCTTTAAATTTAACCATAATATGCACCTCAAAATAGTTTTATTAGCTTAACTCCTGACACAAAAAAACTGCAAGCAGTATAATGTAGTATATACCGAAATAATTTTAATTAAGGTGAAATAATGGTTTCTAGAGTATCACCTAGTGATAGTTCTGAATTTAAAGAGAGTTTTAAAGATAGACAGGAGCTTGCTTGCAAAGCCGTCTCTTGTTTACCAATTGATACATGGATAAAAATAATGAGACTTCAAACAGTTTCTCCTCTAGCTATTCCCTTGTCTCAATTACAAAGAATTTATAATGGCTTTTCCCGAGCTGTGCATTGTTTGCCCATCGGCAGAGAACGCCTTCCAATGGTGCAACCGAGAGTTATTGATTCTTTTTTAGGAAACCCTGATAGGATTCGATCTTGTATTTTTGAAAGGGCACTACGGTATGGATTTCCGCCGCTGCCTCGTGAGTTAGATGAAGAGGCTTCGATAAAGCAGTCAAAATTAGCGCAGGAATTTATCAAAGGAGTATTTAATTTAGTTCGAGAAATTAAAACAGGTAAAGCCGAAGGGCCTCGATATCAAATTGAATATGAGCAGTGGCTATTAGATCCTACTCAAACACTACTACCCGGTATCATCGAATCGCGTGGAACTGAAGCATTAACCAAAGCTATAGGTTTAGGGTATACCCTAGTTGCTAAAAGGCTCTTAGACTCAGGTGTCTCAATCGATGAGGCTGATAAAGAGAGCTTGACAGCTTTGATGTATGCTGCTGCCGAAGGACATCTAGAGGGTGTAGAGTTTCTTTTAGGCAAAGGCGCAGAAATCGATAGGGCTAATAAACCGGGATGGACTGCTTTGATGTATGCTGCTGCCGGAGGATATCTAGGAGTTGTAGAGCTTCTTTTAGGCAAAGGCGCAGAAATCGATAAGGCTGATGAAGAGGGACGGACAGCTTTGATGGATGCTGCTTGCAGAGGACATTTAGAAGTTGTAGAGTTTCTTTTAGGTAAAGGCGCAGAAATCGATAGGGCTAATAAACCGGGATGGACTGCTTTGATGTATGCTGCTGCCGGAGGATATCTAGGAGTTGTAGAGCTTCTTTTAGGCAAAGGCGCAGAAATCGATAAGGCTAATGAAGAGGGACGGACAGCTTTGATGGAAGCTGCTCGCAGAGGACATTTAGAAGTTGTAGAGTTTCTTTTAGGTAAAGGCGCAGAAATCGATAAGGCTGATAAATGGGGATGGACTGCTTTGATAGATGCTGCTTGCAGAGGACATTTAGAAGTTGTAGAGTTTCTTTTGGGTAAAGGCGCAGAAATCGATAAGGCTAATAAATGGGGATCGACAACAGCTTTGATGGTAGCTGCTCGCGGAGGACATTTAGAGGTTGTAGAGTTTCTTTTAGGCAAAGGCGCAGAAATCGATAAGGCTGATAAAGTGGGACAGACAGCTTTGATGGAAGCTGCTGCCGGAGGATATCTAGGAGTTGTAGAGCTTCTTTTAGGCAAAGGCGCAGAAATCGATAAGGCTAATCAACGGGGATCGACAGCTTTGATGGTAGCTGCTGCCGAAGGACATTTAGAGGTTGTAGAGTTTCTTTTAGGCAAAGGCGCATCAATCGATGATAAGACAGCTTTGATACTAGATAGTCAGAAGATCAAAATTTGAATGGGGGGGGGGATGGAGGCCAAGCTGCAATCTCCATGATCAAGCGGGGAGCTCACGCGGCCAACCATTAATAGCCAATATTCCTTGACCGCCAAAAAATCTCCTCCCATTCAATGGAGGGGATTTTTTAATAGAGAAAGGATCGCCCTATCTATTTGATTCATAAAAATTTTGAGGAAAATAAGGTGGCGCGATTTCCTTGGATTTCGTGATTCCATAAACAAGGCCGGCAACTAGAAGTGCCCGCGAGACGGCTCCTTTAGAAAAAGCTCTGAGTCCTTCTTTTGCATAAATTTTTCTTGCTGTTTGCAACATGGAAGTTTTTTTACCTATGGATGCTTGCATATCTGTTTTTAATAGATCAAATGGAGTAGTTAAAGCCCCAACTATAAAACCGACGCTGACACTTGCTATGAGTTCTCTTTGTTCTTTATTTGAAATAAAAGGGCGTAATTCTCTTACTGCCATATCATTTAATCCAAATACGGCACAGTTACAACCTGCATCGCGAAAAGCCGTAGGGGATACACCTCTAAAAATAGCTCTCGCTAAACCCTCTTTATTAATAATAGGACGCATGACTTGTAATATGGAGCCGGGATTTAATTGCTGCTGAATCATAACCCTTTCGCAAGGAGCTATCGCTAATGCTCCCAAAGCACCACCTATTATGCTTGCTGCAAGATTCCCGCCATCTGAAAGCTCTCCTGATTTACTATTATTTCTAAAGAATGAACAGGCTACGAAGTGGGCTAAAAAAGCAATTCCTTCAGCCGGCCCTCCACTGATAACATTGACTGCTGTCCCATTATATAGGCTGCGGATAGGTGGAAGACCTTTCCCGCACATCATAAATGTCTTTAGAGTAAATCCGGGCTGCATGAGTAAAACAGAAGTTGTATTTGCCAAAACGCCATTCACAAAATGTCCAAGACTCGTCAACTTGCATTTGGAGGGATCGGTAGGTTTAGTTTCATGACCACTTAAAGGCGGTGTGACTTGTTCACGATGAGTTGAGCTGTCTAACGGCAGCCCTAGCATTAGAAAATGAGACATAAATTAAATCCTAATTATAAGAGACGTTCTCTTAGAGTGATCCATTTTGTTTTAAAAGCGGTTAAATTTTTTCAAAACCGACCATAAAATTCAAATATAAAAAAAAACAATCTAATT contains:
- the tpx gene encoding thiol peroxidase, whose protein sequence is MVKFKGKQIKLVHKIPSVGEKAPDFELVDTELATHRLYETKNKMKILYCVPSLDTQVCYNSSKSLSEIAREHPEMAFFVISCDLPFAMKRHAESLKGVTLLSLARSKQFAHDYGLLIEDSPLEGLLTRALFVLDENNTIIYEELVDEITTEPNFDQLTVHFS
- a CDS encoding ankyrin repeat domain-containing protein, whose protein sequence is MVSRVSPSDSSEFKESFKDRQELACKAVSCLPIDTWIKIMRLQTVSPLAIPLSQLQRIYNGFSRAVHCLPIGRERLPMVQPRVIDSFLGNPDRIRSCIFERALRYGFPPLPRELDEEASIKQSKLAQEFIKGVFNLVREIKTGKAEGPRYQIEYEQWLLDPTQTLLPGIIESRGTEALTKAIGLGYTLVAKRLLDSGVSIDEADKESLTALMYAAAEGHLEGVEFLLGKGAEIDRANKPGWTALMYAAAGGYLGVVELLLGKGAEIDKADEEGRTALMDAACRGHLEVVEFLLGKGAEIDRANKPGWTALMYAAAGGYLGVVELLLGKGAEIDKANEEGRTALMEAARRGHLEVVEFLLGKGAEIDKADKWGWTALIDAACRGHLEVVEFLLGKGAEIDKANKWGSTTALMVAARGGHLEVVEFLLGKGAEIDKADKVGQTALMEAAAGGYLGVVELLLGKGAEIDKANQRGSTALMVAAAEGHLEVVEFLLGKGASIDDKTALILDSQKIKI
- a CDS encoding MC/SLC25 family protein — translated: MSHFLMLGLPLDSSTHREQVTPPLSGHETKPTDPSKCKLTSLGHFVNGVLANTTSVLLMQPGFTLKTFMMCGKGLPPIRSLYNGTAVNVISGGPAEGIAFLAHFVACSFFRNNSKSGELSDGGNLAASIIGGALGALAIAPCERVMIQQQLNPGSILQVMRPIINKEGLARAIFRGVSPTAFRDAGCNCAVFGLNDMAVRELRPFISNKEQRELIASVSVGFIVGALTTPFDLLKTDMQASIGKKTSMLQTARKIYAKEGLRAFSKGAVSRALLVAGLVYGITKSKEIAPPYFPQNFYESNR